From a region of the Sesamum indicum cultivar Zhongzhi No. 13 linkage group LG3, S_indicum_v1.0, whole genome shotgun sequence genome:
- the LOC105156809 gene encoding ycf20-like protein, with amino-acid sequence MTSLVNSTSLKLPLPDDSKSRLLTVLSFGQFMPFKLAFSHVDRHINVHKCKRMAWPLRSAADDSRLNSSPTSDSSGGTRLIRTIQAIQFKIIARLKELRKNLPVKLFAFLVGFYCATAFATVIGQTGDWDVLSAAVTVAVVEGIGALMYKASLPLVDNIRNLIIISNYWKAGLSLGLFLDSFKY; translated from the exons ATGACATCGTTGGTCAATTCAACAAGTCTCAAACTTCCACTTCCTGATGATTCTAAATCAAGGTTACTTACTGTATTGTCCTTTGGCCAATTCATGCCCTTTAAGTTGGCTTTTTCTCATGTGGATCGGCATATCAATGTCCACAAATGCAA GAGAATGGCATGGCCACTTAGAAGTGCAGCTGATGACAGTAGGCTAAATTCTTCTCCTACTAGTGACTCCAGTGGTGGAACTAGGCTTATTAGGACTATACAAGCCATTCAGTTCAAAATAATTGCAAGACTAAAGGAGTTAAGGAAAAATTTGCCTGTGAAATTGTTCGCCTTCTTAGTTGGTTTTTATTGCGCCACTGCATTTGCCACTGTAATAGGGCAAACAGGTGATTGGGATGTGCTGTCTGCTGCTGTGACTGTGGCTGTAGTGGAAGGAATTGGGGCTCTTATGTACAAGGCCTCTCTTCCTTTAGTGGACAACATAAGGAACTTAATCATCATATCTAATTATTGGAAGGCTGGGCTTTCACTTGGCCTTTTTCTGGATTCCTTCAAGTACTAA